A single region of the Triticum dicoccoides isolate Atlit2015 ecotype Zavitan chromosome 2B, WEW_v2.0, whole genome shotgun sequence genome encodes:
- the LOC119363760 gene encoding MD-2-related lipid-recognition protein ROSY1-like — protein sequence MATKQSLLAVAAVCLLLLPAAYAVTDVEYCNKGKNYPVKVSGVEIVPDPVERGVPATFKISATTDKNITEGNLVIDVKYWIFNVYSETDDICTKTQCPATSDFELSHSQTLPSITPPGSYTIQMKMLGKHDEELSCISFGFSIGFLAPVASS from the exons ATGGCGACCAAGCAGAGCCTCCTCGCCGTCGCAGCCGtttgtctcctcctcctccccgcggccTACGCCGTCACCGATGTCGAGTACTGCA ATAAGGGCAAAAACTACCCGGTGAAGGTGAGCGGCGTGGAGATCGTACCTGATCCGGTCGAGCGCGGCGTGCCGGCCACCTTCAAGATCTCCGCTACAACTG ATAAAAACATCACCGAGGGGAACCTGGTTATTGATGTTAAATATTGGATTTTCAATGTTTACTCTGAAACGGATGACATCTGTACGAAGACCCAATGCCCGGCAACTTCTGATTTCGAACTATCTCACTCGCAAACCTTACCATCAATCACTCCACCA GGTTCTTACACCATTCAGATGAAGATGCTTGGAAAGCACGATGAGGAATTGAGCTGCATCTCCTTCGGGTTCAGCATTGGCTTCCTTGCGCCGGTTGCCTCGAGTTGA